From a region of the Eretmochelys imbricata isolate rEreImb1 chromosome 6, rEreImb1.hap1, whole genome shotgun sequence genome:
- the CHST14 gene encoding carbohydrate sulfotransferase 14 — MFPRPLAPVAGRGAEMGAISVRRAVVPTRMRGSSGTMLLPSMLMFGVIVASSGLLLMIERGILAEVKPPPLHPPHGDLAWRSSGDTRVAAPEDMDYQVLQDVRNRTIRTMCGQKNMPHSIWELSAGQRRTVLKHILVSDKYRFLYCYVPKVACSNWKRILKVLDGALENVNVKLKMDHKNDLVFLGNMKPDEISYRLKHYYKFIFVRDPMERLLSAYRNKFGEIKEYQLKYGVEIVKRYRKSSRKSTGDDVTFSEFLLYLLDEEAERMNEHWMPIYNLCQPCAVRYDFIGSYEKLNVDADYILEHVQAPSFIRFPERQSWYKPVTRETLHYYLCNTQRGLIKELLPKYILDFSLFAYPLPNVTSEFCRQ; from the coding sequence ATGTTCCCGCGCCCCCTCGCCCCGGTGGCAGGGCGCGGTGCAGAGATGGGAGCCATCTCCGTGCGCCGGGCCGTGGTGCCCACCAGGATGCGGGGCAGCAGTGGCACCATGCTGTTGCCCTCCATGCTCATGTTTGGGGTGATTGTGGCTTCCAGTGGCCTGCTGCTCATGATTGAGAGGGGCATTTTGGCAGAGGTGAAGCCACCACCACTCCATCCCCCACATGGAGACCTTGCTTGGAGGAGCAGCGGTGACACCAGGGTAGCGGCTCCCGAGGACATGGATTACCAGGTGCTACAAGATGTTCGTAACCGGACAATCCGCACCATGTGTGGGCAAAAGAACATGCCTCACAGCATCTGGGAGCTTTCAGCAGGTCAGAGGAGAACAGTGCTCAAACACATCCTGGTCAGTGATAAATATCGCTTCTTATACTGCTACGTCCCCAAAGTCGCCTGCTCCAACTGGAAACGAATACTGAAAGTTTTGGATGGAGCGCTGGAGAATGTGAATGTCAAGCTCAAAATGGACCACAAGAATGACTTGGTTTTTCTCGGCAACATGAAGCCAGATGAGATCAGCTACCGGCTAAAGCACTACTACAAGTTTATATTTGTTCGAGACCCGATGGAGAGACTTTTATCAGCTTATAGGAATAAATTTGGAGAGATCAAAGAGTACCAGTTAAAGTACGGTGTGGAAATAGTAAAAAGATACCGAAAAAGCTCCAGAAAGTCCACAGGAGATGATGTCACCTTTTCTGAGTTTCTCCTGTACCTGTTAGATGAAGAGGCAGAGAGAATGAACGAACACTGGATGCCCATCTACAACCTATGCCAACCCTGTGCGGTTAGGTACGATTTCATCGGATCATACGAAAAACTGAATGTGGATGCAGATTACATTCTTGAACATGTTCAAGCGCCTTCTTTTATCCGTTTCCCAGAACGACAATCGTGGTATAAGCCTGTGACTCGAGAAACTCTACATTACTACCTGTGTAACACTCAACGTGGGCTTATAAAAGAACTATTACCAAAATACATTCTGGATTTCTCATTGTTTGCCTATCCTCTTCCAAATGTTACTAGTGAATTTTGCAGGCAGTGA